From a region of the Pseudanabaena sp. ABRG5-3 genome:
- a CDS encoding DUF1565 domain-containing protein, giving the protein MSFSRTSLRLAFLLTFGLSQIVTLTEVAIAQNVTNTNSAISNSTLQLAQANTTIFVSPNGSDANSGLDANQPLRSITAALKKNPQNGAIIQLASGTYSTATGEQFPLTIPAGVTLRGNPTNQGQEIIILGGGGFISPTFARQNIAMLAGNGARIEGITLTNKNTRGYALWLESAQNVTITNNTFANSDHDGVFLTGATSANIINNIFTKNGANGLSAVGTSTGNIQSNTFDNTGFGLAIGQNSKVAVSSNRIVNNRGGVVVSNLSTPSFRNNLIANNQENGLVILKDRKGQPTVDLGTTASPGQNIFQNNKQTDINNASGVTVVAIGNQVDPKRVQGSVSLVQPTSPITSPSTPTTPTTQVAFKDVPANYWGQTFIQELASRNIIKGFPDGSFRPNDPVTRAQFAAILSQAMNKPATRSNVAFADVASNFWAAAAIQKAYATGFMSGYSITTFRPNENISRVQILVSLANGLGYSPTKSTDSTLQVYSDANTIPAYARNSVAAATENRMVVNYPNLKILNPNQTATRAEVAAFIYQSLVRSGQIQAISSPYIVSQ; this is encoded by the coding sequence ATGTCATTTTCACGGACATCTCTGAGACTTGCATTTCTTTTGACTTTTGGACTATCTCAAATTGTCACATTAACTGAGGTAGCGATCGCCCAGAATGTTACAAATACTAATTCGGCAATCTCAAATTCAACTCTGCAACTTGCCCAAGCTAACACCACTATCTTTGTTTCCCCCAATGGTTCAGATGCTAATTCAGGACTTGATGCCAATCAACCATTGAGATCAATAACAGCCGCACTCAAAAAAAATCCACAAAATGGGGCGATTATTCAACTAGCATCAGGGACTTACTCCACTGCAACAGGAGAACAATTTCCCCTCACAATCCCCGCAGGTGTAACTTTGCGTGGAAATCCCACTAATCAGGGGCAAGAAATTATTATTTTAGGTGGCGGAGGCTTTATCAGTCCCACTTTTGCTCGTCAAAATATTGCCATGCTTGCAGGTAATGGCGCTCGTATTGAAGGTATTACTCTGACTAATAAAAATACTAGGGGCTATGCTCTTTGGTTGGAATCTGCCCAAAATGTCACTATTACTAACAACACATTTGCTAACTCTGATCATGACGGAGTTTTCTTAACAGGTGCAACTTCCGCCAATATTATCAACAACATTTTTACCAAAAATGGCGCAAATGGTCTTTCGGCTGTTGGGACAAGTACAGGAAATATTCAGTCGAATACCTTTGATAACACTGGATTTGGCTTAGCGATCGGTCAAAACTCAAAAGTAGCTGTGAGTTCCAATCGTATTGTCAATAACCGTGGGGGTGTCGTGGTTTCTAATTTATCTACACCATCATTTCGCAATAATCTCATTGCCAATAACCAAGAAAACGGATTAGTAATCTTGAAAGATCGTAAAGGTCAGCCTACAGTCGATCTCGGTACAACTGCTAGCCCTGGTCAAAATATTTTTCAAAATAATAAGCAAACTGATATTAACAATGCTTCGGGAGTCACCGTCGTAGCGATCGGCAACCAAGTTGATCCTAAGCGGGTCCAAGGCTCCGTAAGTCTTGTCCAACCAACATCACCAATCACATCACCTTCTACTCCTACAACTCCAACTACTCAAGTTGCTTTCAAAGATGTCCCTGCAAACTACTGGGGGCAAACTTTTATCCAAGAGCTAGCCTCCAGAAACATTATCAAAGGCTTCCCTGATGGGAGTTTTCGTCCCAATGATCCTGTGACGAGAGCACAATTTGCTGCCATTCTCAGCCAAGCAATGAATAAGCCCGCTACGCGCAGCAATGTGGCTTTCGCTGATGTTGCCTCAAACTTTTGGGCTGCCGCCGCTATTCAAAAAGCCTACGCCACAGGATTTATGTCTGGTTATTCCATCACTACATTTCGCCCCAACGAAAATATTTCCCGTGTCCAGATTTTAGTTTCTTTAGCCAATGGACTAGGCTATTCCCCCACTAAATCCACTGACTCAACCTTACAAGTGTACTCAGATGCAAACACTATTCCTGCCTATGCTCGTAATAGTGTGGCTGCCGCAACCGAAAATCGGATGGTTGTCAATTACCCCAATTTAAAAATTCTAAATCCCAATCAGACTGCAACCAGAGCCGAAGTTGCTGCGTTCATCTACCAGTCTCTAGTGCGATCGGGACAAATTCAAGCAATTTCTTCCCCCTACATCGTCAGTCAATAA